Proteins encoded within one genomic window of bacterium:
- a CDS encoding peptidoglycan-binding domain-containing protein, whose protein sequence is MSDVKAAKGDPIIDVMEECRVDASACMLSELPPDASVEDEDAIAEYVDQYRETLDGLATLDLDLFTLDSRDLEALTERKNADVLAELIARDPAYQVLKHRRTALEFEATRLDPVGHSPGIPSAHYKRLVYLLQAGLAQLVDPTLTPNGRFGPQTRDALADFQDNRGIDRLGGELVDQGTVDALVCELRFDLAGIRQRLTDAQELFMNDKVQPFFINGPDDSDVDARNFVRAALEDAMIWVGALNGRVNLSSPAGKEALQVAIEDYIGKTVDLVGERAVADILNAIDLENPVVERIR, encoded by the coding sequence ATGTCGGATGTGAAGGCCGCAAAGGGTGATCCAATAATTGATGTGATGGAGGAGTGTCGCGTTGATGCGAGCGCGTGCATGCTCTCGGAGCTTCCTCCCGACGCCTCTGTTGAGGATGAGGATGCGATCGCCGAATACGTCGATCAGTACAGAGAGACGCTCGACGGGCTGGCTACGCTCGATCTGGATCTCTTCACCCTGGACTCGCGCGATCTCGAGGCGCTCACTGAGAGAAAAAACGCGGATGTGCTTGCGGAACTCATCGCGCGCGATCCGGCATATCAGGTCCTGAAGCATAGGCGCACGGCGCTCGAATTCGAAGCGACGAGGCTCGATCCTGTCGGCCACAGCCCGGGGATACCGTCCGCGCATTACAAGAGGCTTGTGTATCTGCTGCAGGCCGGTCTCGCGCAGCTTGTCGATCCCACGCTTACTCCCAACGGCCGTTTCGGCCCGCAGACCAGGGACGCGCTTGCGGATTTCCAGGACAATCGCGGAATCGACCGCTTGGGCGGCGAGCTCGTGGACCAGGGGACTGTGGACGCGCTCGTCTGTGAACTGCGCTTCGACCTCGCGGGAATAAGGCAGCGGCTCACCGATGCGCAGGAATTATTCATGAACGACAAGGTCCAGCCCTTCTTCATAAACGGCCCTGACGATAGCGATGTCGACGCGCGTAATTTTGTGCGGGCGGCACTCGAGGATGCGATGATATGGGTCGGCGCGCTGAACGGGCGCGTGAACCTCTCCAGCCCTGCAGGGAAAGAGGCGCTGCAGGTTGCGATCGAGGATTACATAGGCAAGACGGTTGACCTCGTCGGAGAACGCGCCGTCGCCGACATCCTGAACGCCATAGATCTGGAAAACCCGGTCGTAGAGAGAATCCGCTGA